In one Umezawaea sp. Da 62-37 genomic region, the following are encoded:
- a CDS encoding response regulator transcription factor, with the protein MRVLLVEDDDRVAEALVPALTRRGFTVDRQATGRGTLDRLLGVDVVLLDLGLPDVDGVTLCRSIRAASDVAIIVVSARGEIDDRILGLHAGADDYLVKPYDVGELVARVHAVRRRRGDPVGIGGTGTEVFTIGDVRVDLARHEVTVAGASVALSRKEFQVLALVVAAGGAVCTRERILAEIWGRTWSGANRTLDVHVATLRTKLGRSWLLETVRGVGYRLGAPTAEPGGG; encoded by the coding sequence GTGCGTGTGCTGCTCGTCGAGGACGACGACCGTGTCGCAGAAGCGCTGGTCCCGGCGCTGACACGACGTGGGTTCACGGTAGATCGTCAAGCTACCGGTAGGGGGACTTTGGACAGATTGTTAGGGGTGGATGTCGTTCTGCTCGATCTCGGACTGCCCGATGTGGACGGTGTGACGCTGTGCCGGAGCATCCGCGCGGCCAGCGACGTGGCCATCATCGTGGTGTCGGCGCGGGGTGAGATCGACGACCGGATCCTCGGTCTGCACGCCGGCGCGGACGACTACCTGGTCAAGCCCTACGACGTGGGCGAACTCGTGGCGCGCGTGCACGCGGTCCGCAGGCGGCGCGGCGACCCGGTGGGCATCGGCGGCACCGGGACCGAGGTGTTCACGATCGGCGACGTCCGGGTCGACCTGGCCCGGCACGAGGTGACGGTCGCGGGCGCGTCCGTCGCGCTGTCGCGCAAGGAGTTCCAGGTGTTGGCGCTGGTCGTCGCGGCGGGCGGCGCGGTCTGCACCCGCGAGCGCATCCTGGCCGAGATCTGGGGCCGCACCTGGTCGGGCGCCAACCGGACGCTGGACGTGCACGTCGCGACCCTGCGCACCAAGCTCGGCAGGTCGTGGCTGCTGGAGACGGTCCGCGGCGTCGGCTACCGGCTGGGCGCGCCCACCGCGGAACCCGGCGGCGGCTGA
- a CDS encoding HAMP domain-containing sensor histidine kinase, giving the protein MRSRLLGIVLALVVLVLVGLGGPLGRGVAAAEQQELFLDRLTDTSRFASVAQRPLIDGRPELLKPALERYEEVYGITVVLLDRERQVMAASHADVDLTADGVAEMITSALVGRLPAAPPVLMPWDDEQLVLAEPVLVDGEVRGAVVTFSPTDKARGQVLIWWSVLLTGSALALSLAVLAALPLVRWTLRPVERLDDATGRLLAAVVSGRPVTPVGASSGPPELRQLSRSFDQMAANVGDALAAQRAFVADASHQLRNPLTALKLRLSNLEGHVDGAAEVHQVAAVEEADRLNRILDELLSMARAESSSVDPLVVDVDRAVAGRLSAWQPAAVAKNVHLVLDGERGGAALAPPRGVEAILDALLDNAFKFTREDTLVHVDVRRRDGWVRISVRDEGPGLAAEELERATDRFWRSQAHQNVSGSGLGLSIVRRIVERVDGEVVLKSPEGGGLEVVVTLPAVD; this is encoded by the coding sequence GTGCGCTCACGGCTCCTCGGCATCGTGCTGGCGCTGGTCGTGCTGGTGCTGGTCGGGCTCGGCGGACCGCTCGGGCGCGGGGTGGCCGCCGCCGAGCAGCAGGAGCTCTTCCTCGACCGGCTCACCGACACCAGCAGGTTCGCCTCGGTTGCCCAGCGACCGCTGATCGACGGCAGGCCCGAGCTGCTCAAACCCGCGCTGGAGCGGTACGAGGAGGTCTACGGGATCACCGTCGTCCTGCTCGACCGCGAACGGCAGGTCATGGCCGCCTCGCACGCGGACGTGGACCTCACCGCCGACGGGGTGGCGGAGATGATCACCAGCGCGCTGGTCGGGCGGCTGCCCGCGGCGCCGCCGGTGCTGATGCCGTGGGACGACGAGCAGCTCGTGCTGGCCGAACCGGTGCTGGTCGACGGCGAGGTGCGCGGCGCGGTCGTCACGTTCTCGCCCACCGACAAGGCGCGCGGCCAGGTGCTGATCTGGTGGTCGGTGCTGCTCACCGGCAGCGCGCTCGCCCTGTCGCTGGCCGTCCTCGCCGCGCTGCCGCTGGTCCGGTGGACCCTGCGGCCGGTGGAGCGGCTCGACGACGCGACCGGCAGGCTGCTGGCCGCGGTCGTGTCGGGCAGACCCGTGACGCCCGTGGGGGCGTCCAGCGGACCGCCCGAACTGCGCCAGCTCAGCCGGTCGTTCGACCAGATGGCCGCCAACGTCGGCGACGCCCTCGCCGCGCAGCGGGCGTTCGTCGCCGACGCCTCGCACCAGCTGCGCAACCCGCTGACCGCGCTGAAGCTCCGACTGTCCAATCTGGAGGGACACGTCGACGGGGCCGCCGAGGTGCACCAGGTGGCGGCGGTCGAGGAGGCGGACCGGCTCAACCGGATCCTGGACGAGCTGCTGTCGATGGCGCGCGCCGAGTCCAGCTCCGTCGACCCGCTGGTGGTCGACGTCGACCGGGCCGTCGCGGGGCGGCTGTCGGCGTGGCAGCCCGCCGCCGTGGCCAAGAACGTGCACCTGGTGCTGGACGGCGAACGCGGTGGAGCCGCTCTCGCCCCGCCGCGGGGGGTCGAGGCGATCCTCGACGCGCTGCTGGACAACGCCTTCAAGTTCACCCGCGAGGACACGCTGGTGCACGTCGACGTCCGCCGCCGGGACGGGTGGGTGCGGATCTCGGTGCGCGACGAGGGGCCGGGGCTGGCGGCCGAGGAGCTGGAGCGCGCCACGGACCGGTTCTGGCGGAGCCAGGCCCACCAGAACGTGTCGGGGTCCGGGCTGGGGCTGTCGATCGTGCGGCGGATCGTCGAGCGGGTCGACGGCGAGGTCGTGCTGAAGAGCCCCGAGGGGGGCGGGCTCGAGGTCGTCGTGACCCTGCCCGCGGTCGACTAG
- a CDS encoding DUF349 domain-containing protein: MTEHETTPETTGDSGGTTTVVEGTKQESAPVAAPPVPVASDHPDRWGRVDADGTVYVKTADGERVVGSWQAGEPAEGLAHFARRFDDLRTEVELLVARLSSGAGDPKHALTSAKHVRETLKDAAVVGDLESLAKRVDHVLTKAEEGLEKAKTAKEAARTQSVARKQELVEEAETLANESTQWKTTGDRLRQILDEWKTIRGVDRKTDEQLWRRFSKARDAFNRRRGSHFADLDRQRGVAKNRKQELVEEAEKLVQSDDWGPTAGRYKDLMVEWKGAGRAPKEADDVLWQRFRAAQDAFFARRSEAFNERDAEFGTNAQLKEALLAEAEAIDPSGDLETARNQLYKIQERWDAIGKVPRERVRDLEGKLRSIEEKVRGAVDAQWRRSDPEAEARVAQFRERVEQFEAQAEKARSAGDKRRAEQAEAQAQQWREWLSAAEAAVATR, encoded by the coding sequence ATGACGGAGCACGAGACGACACCGGAGACCACTGGTGACAGTGGCGGCACGACGACGGTGGTCGAGGGAACGAAGCAGGAGAGCGCCCCGGTGGCCGCTCCGCCGGTCCCCGTGGCGTCGGACCACCCTGACCGCTGGGGACGCGTGGACGCGGACGGAACGGTCTACGTGAAGACCGCCGACGGCGAGCGCGTCGTGGGGTCCTGGCAGGCGGGCGAGCCGGCCGAGGGCCTCGCGCACTTCGCGCGCCGGTTCGACGACCTGCGGACCGAGGTCGAGCTGCTCGTGGCGCGGCTGTCCTCCGGCGCGGGCGACCCGAAGCACGCCCTCACGAGCGCCAAGCACGTGCGCGAGACCCTCAAGGACGCCGCTGTCGTCGGCGACCTGGAGTCGTTGGCCAAGCGCGTCGACCACGTGCTGACCAAGGCCGAGGAGGGTCTGGAGAAGGCGAAGACCGCCAAGGAGGCCGCTCGCACGCAGTCCGTGGCGCGCAAGCAGGAACTCGTCGAAGAGGCCGAGACGCTGGCCAACGAGTCGACCCAGTGGAAGACCACCGGCGACCGGCTGCGGCAGATCCTCGACGAGTGGAAGACCATCCGCGGCGTCGACCGCAAGACCGACGAGCAGCTGTGGCGGCGGTTCTCCAAGGCGCGCGACGCCTTCAACCGGCGCCGGGGCTCGCACTTCGCGGACCTCGACCGCCAGCGCGGCGTGGCGAAGAACCGCAAGCAGGAGCTGGTCGAGGAGGCCGAGAAGCTCGTCCAGTCCGACGACTGGGGTCCGACCGCCGGTCGGTACAAGGACCTCATGGTCGAGTGGAAGGGCGCGGGCCGCGCGCCCAAGGAGGCCGACGACGTGCTGTGGCAGCGCTTCCGCGCGGCCCAGGACGCGTTCTTCGCGCGCCGCTCCGAGGCGTTCAACGAGCGTGACGCGGAGTTCGGCACCAACGCGCAGCTCAAGGAGGCCCTGCTGGCCGAGGCCGAGGCCATCGACCCGTCGGGCGACCTGGAGACCGCGCGCAACCAGCTGTACAAGATCCAGGAGCGCTGGGACGCCATCGGCAAGGTGCCGAGGGAGCGGGTCCGCGACCTGGAGGGCAAGCTGCGCTCCATCGAGGAGAAGGTGCGCGGCGCCGTCGACGCCCAGTGGCGCCGGTCCGACCCCGAGGCCGAGGCCCGCGTGGCCCAGTTCCGCGAACGGGTCGAGCAGTTCGAGGCGCAGGCCGAGAAGGCGCGTTCGGCGGGCGACAAGCGCCGGGCCGAGCAGGCCGAGGCCCAGGCCCAGCAGTGGCGCGAGTGGCTGTCGGCGGCCGAGGCGGCCGTCGCCACCCGCTAG
- a CDS encoding glutamate ABC transporter substrate-binding protein translates to MRARTLAAVLLAGGLALTACGKEGTPGDTGGTAPTQAVASDVKLDGSPTFEKIKTRGRVVIGVKEDQPGLGFKDPTTNKYSGFDIEIAKLMAAKLGFAEDKIDYKAIASAGREQALINGDVDYYVGTYTINAGRKEKVGFAGPYYTAGQDLLVRKDDTAITGKDALKGKKVCSVTGSTPIKNVKEQGLTEPENITEFQNYSQCVAKLADGSIDAVTTDDAILKGYAAQESDKFKVVGKPFSNEPYGIGLSKEDTVLRGKFFDVLEAALKDGTWQSIYDSTLGKSGSAATKPLIERY, encoded by the coding sequence ATGAGGGCTCGTACCCTTGCGGCGGTGCTGCTTGCCGGCGGCCTCGCGTTGACCGCATGCGGCAAGGAAGGCACCCCTGGAGACACGGGGGGCACGGCTCCCACGCAGGCCGTCGCGTCCGACGTGAAGCTGGACGGCTCGCCGACCTTCGAGAAGATCAAGACGCGCGGTCGCGTCGTCATCGGCGTCAAGGAGGACCAGCCCGGCCTGGGCTTCAAGGACCCGACGACGAACAAGTACAGCGGCTTCGACATCGAGATCGCCAAGCTGATGGCGGCGAAGCTCGGCTTCGCCGAGGACAAGATCGACTACAAGGCGATCGCGTCCGCCGGTCGTGAGCAGGCCCTGATCAACGGCGACGTCGACTACTACGTCGGCACGTACACGATCAACGCGGGTCGCAAGGAGAAGGTCGGCTTCGCGGGTCCGTACTACACCGCGGGTCAGGACCTGCTGGTGCGCAAGGACGACACGGCGATCACCGGCAAGGACGCCCTCAAGGGCAAGAAGGTCTGCTCCGTGACCGGCTCGACGCCGATCAAGAACGTCAAGGAGCAGGGCCTGACGGAGCCGGAGAACATCACCGAGTTCCAGAACTACTCGCAGTGCGTGGCCAAGCTGGCCGATGGTTCGATCGACGCCGTCACGACGGACGACGCGATCCTCAAGGGCTACGCCGCGCAGGAGTCGGACAAGTTCAAGGTCGTCGGCAAGCCGTTCTCGAACGAGCCCTACGGCATCGGTCTGTCCAAGGAGGACACCGTGCTGCGCGGCAAGTTCTTCGACGTCCTCGAGGCGGCGCTGAAGGACGGCACGTGGCAGTCGATCTACGACTCCACGCTGGGCAAGTCGGGATCCGCGGCCACCAAGCCGTTGATCGAGCGCTACTGA
- a CDS encoding TAXI family TRAP transporter solute-binding subunit encodes MSGTVRRVHAAGAVLALAAMALSACGNDLSALKLTMASGVEKGVYNRLSMALADAWTEQLEIEHPQVVSTNGSVDNLGRLRTGQANVGLSQADAAEEAAGTPGQHKLYALARMHDDYLQVVVRADLDVNVLADLKGLRVSIGSSTSGVRLIADRLLKSAGISPDADLRVQHLDLNDASAAMLAGNLDAFIWSGGLPTAQVTQLAQSVKVTMLDLSDVLLKLRAEFPVYGSAELPASAYNLPGERKSITTLVVRNFLLVTDAMSEDAAEALVRGLMDAQPRLAAASPAARSIEIRSAIETTPIPLHPGALRYYRDKKV; translated from the coding sequence GTGTCGGGAACGGTGCGACGAGTACACGCCGCTGGGGCCGTGTTGGCCCTGGCGGCCATGGCGCTGAGCGCCTGCGGGAACGACCTGTCCGCGCTCAAGCTGACCATGGCGTCGGGTGTGGAGAAGGGCGTCTACAACCGGCTGAGCATGGCGTTGGCGGATGCCTGGACCGAGCAGCTGGAGATCGAGCACCCCCAGGTCGTGTCGACCAACGGGTCGGTGGACAACCTGGGGCGGCTGCGGACCGGGCAGGCGAACGTCGGGCTCTCGCAGGCCGACGCGGCCGAGGAGGCGGCGGGCACGCCGGGGCAGCACAAGCTGTACGCGCTGGCCCGGATGCACGACGACTACCTCCAGGTGGTCGTCCGCGCGGACCTGGACGTGAACGTGCTGGCCGACCTCAAGGGCCTGCGGGTGTCGATCGGCTCGTCCACGTCGGGCGTGCGGCTGATCGCGGACCGGCTGCTGAAGTCGGCGGGCATCTCGCCGGACGCCGACCTGCGCGTCCAGCACCTGGACCTCAACGACGCGAGCGCCGCGATGCTCGCGGGCAACCTGGACGCGTTCATCTGGTCCGGCGGCCTGCCGACCGCCCAGGTCACCCAGCTCGCCCAGTCGGTCAAGGTGACCATGCTCGACCTCAGCGACGTGCTGCTCAAGCTGCGCGCCGAGTTCCCCGTCTACGGTTCGGCCGAACTGCCCGCGTCGGCCTACAACCTGCCGGGCGAGCGCAAGTCGATCACCACCCTGGTCGTCCGCAACTTCCTGCTGGTCACCGACGCGATGAGCGAAGACGCGGCCGAGGCGCTGGTGCGCGGACTGATGGACGCGCAGCCGCGCCTGGCGGCGGCCAGCCCGGCCGCCCGGTCCATAGAGATCCGCTCGGCGATCGAGACCACGCCCATCCCGCTGCACCCCGGCGCGCTGCGCTACTACCGCGACAAGAAGGTCTAG
- a CDS encoding amino acid ABC transporter ATP-binding protein translates to MIKMAGVDKFFGPLHVLKNVDLEVPKGQVVVVLGPSGSGKSTLCRTINRLEPIDSGTIEVDGLPLPAEGKELARLRADVGMVFQSFNLFAHKSIVDNVLLAPVKVRKVPQKEALEHATELLERVGIANQAGKYPAQLSGGQQQRAAIARALAMRPKVMLFDEPTSALDPEMVQEVLDVMTTLAKEGMTMLVVTHEMGFARKAADRVIFMADGEIVEDSTPKEFFSAPKSNRAKDFLGKILTH, encoded by the coding sequence ATGATCAAGATGGCGGGCGTGGACAAGTTCTTCGGCCCTCTGCACGTTCTGAAGAACGTCGACCTGGAGGTGCCCAAGGGCCAGGTGGTCGTCGTGCTCGGCCCCTCGGGCTCCGGCAAGTCGACGCTGTGCCGCACGATCAACCGCCTCGAGCCGATCGACTCCGGCACGATCGAGGTCGACGGCCTGCCCCTTCCCGCCGAGGGCAAGGAGCTCGCCAGGCTCCGCGCGGACGTGGGCATGGTGTTCCAGTCGTTCAACCTGTTCGCGCACAAGAGCATCGTCGACAACGTGCTGCTCGCGCCGGTGAAGGTGCGCAAGGTGCCGCAGAAGGAGGCGCTCGAGCACGCGACGGAGCTGCTGGAGCGGGTCGGCATCGCCAACCAGGCCGGGAAGTACCCCGCGCAGCTCTCGGGCGGCCAGCAGCAGCGCGCCGCGATCGCGCGCGCGCTGGCCATGCGGCCCAAGGTCATGCTGTTCGACGAGCCGACCTCCGCACTGGACCCGGAGATGGTCCAGGAGGTGCTGGACGTCATGACGACGCTGGCCAAGGAAGGCATGACAATGCTCGTGGTCACCCACGAGATGGGATTCGCCCGCAAAGCCGCGGACCGCGTGATCTTCATGGCCGACGGGGAGATCGTCGAGGACTCGACGCCGAAGGAGTTCTTCTCCGCCCCGAAGTCGAATCGCGCGAAGGACTTCCTCGGGAAGATCCTGACCCACTGA
- a CDS encoding amino acid ABC transporter permease: MSNVLFDVPGPKARLRHRILAVVGVVGVVGIIGFIGYRFYDSGQFEPKMWEWLQYSTIQEQLGERILATLKAFALGAVLAMLFGAVLAAGKLSEHAIWRGPATVIVEVFRAIPLLIMIFFFYFGLPAIDIKMSQFTAVVIGLTLYNGSVLAEVFRAGIMSLPRGQTEAAYALGMRKTQVMVLVLLPQALRVMLPTIVSQLVVLLKDTALGFIINYKELLDYAKYLGGQAQFGRPLVPVTLVVAAIYVTMCLLLTWLAVTLEKRNRRDKKVTPTAGKALDDVAIPAAAQSL, from the coding sequence ATGAGCAACGTGCTGTTCGACGTACCGGGCCCGAAGGCCAGGCTGCGCCACCGGATCCTCGCCGTGGTCGGCGTGGTCGGCGTGGTCGGCATCATCGGGTTCATCGGCTACCGCTTCTACGACAGCGGCCAGTTCGAGCCGAAGATGTGGGAGTGGCTGCAGTACTCGACGATCCAGGAGCAGCTCGGTGAGCGGATCCTGGCGACGCTGAAGGCCTTCGCCCTCGGTGCCGTCCTGGCCATGCTGTTCGGGGCCGTGCTGGCCGCGGGCAAGCTCTCGGAGCACGCGATCTGGCGCGGACCCGCGACGGTCATCGTCGAGGTCTTCCGGGCCATCCCGCTGCTGATCATGATCTTCTTCTTCTACTTCGGCCTTCCCGCCATCGACATCAAGATGTCGCAGTTCACCGCGGTCGTCATCGGTCTGACCCTCTACAACGGGTCGGTGCTCGCCGAGGTCTTCCGCGCGGGCATCATGTCGCTGCCGCGCGGGCAGACCGAGGCCGCCTACGCGCTCGGCATGCGCAAGACCCAGGTGATGGTGCTGGTCCTGCTCCCGCAGGCCCTGCGGGTGATGCTGCCGACCATCGTCAGCCAGCTCGTCGTGCTGCTGAAGGACACCGCGCTCGGCTTCATCATCAACTACAAGGAACTGCTCGACTACGCGAAGTACCTCGGCGGCCAAGCCCAGTTCGGCAGGCCCCTGGTACCGGTGACCCTCGTGGTGGCCGCGATCTACGTGACGATGTGCCTGCTGCTCACCTGGCTGGCCGTCACGCTGGAGAAGCGCAACCGCCGCGACAAGAAGGTCACCCCGACGGCGGGCAAGGCGCTGGACGACGTGGCCATCCCGGCCGCCGCCCAGTCCCTCTAG
- the miaB gene encoding tRNA (N6-isopentenyl adenosine(37)-C2)-methylthiotransferase MiaB, with amino-acid sequence MTRSYQIRTFGCQMNVHDSERLAGLLEDAGYAAATGDVAPDVVVFNTCAVRENADNKLYGTLGHLAPAKTANPDMQIAVGGCLAQKDQQEIVRRAPWVDVVFGTHNLGSLPVLLERARHNQEAQVELLDSLETFPSTLPAKRDSAYSGWVSVSVGCNNTCTFCIVPSLRGKERDRRPGDVLAEVQALVDQGVLEVTLLGQNVNSYGVEFGDRLAFGKLLRATGAIDGLERVRFTSPHPKDFTDDVIAAMAETPNVCHSLHMPLQSGSDRLLKEMRRSYRSAKYLSILDKVRVAMPDAAITTDIIVGFPGETEEDFQATLDVVRESRFTNAFTFQYSKRPGTPAASLPDQLPKKVVQERFDRLIDLQEAMALELNQEQVGHRIEVLVATGEGKRDTETRRLSGRARDGRLVHFTPGDAVVRPGDVVETVVTYGAPHYVVADGPLISHRRTKAGDMSEAGLKPKTPGTTLGLPSFGAPAPLPAAVGGCAVR; translated from the coding sequence GTGACCCGCAGTTACCAGATCCGCACGTTCGGGTGCCAGATGAACGTGCACGACTCCGAGCGCCTCGCAGGACTGCTGGAGGACGCCGGGTACGCGGCCGCCACCGGCGACGTCGCGCCGGATGTGGTCGTGTTCAACACCTGCGCGGTCCGGGAGAACGCCGACAACAAGCTCTACGGCACCCTCGGGCACCTCGCGCCCGCCAAGACGGCCAACCCGGACATGCAGATCGCCGTCGGCGGCTGCCTGGCCCAGAAGGACCAGCAGGAGATCGTCCGCCGCGCGCCGTGGGTGGACGTGGTGTTCGGCACCCACAACCTGGGGTCGCTGCCGGTGCTGCTCGAACGCGCCCGGCACAACCAGGAGGCGCAGGTCGAGCTGCTCGACTCGCTGGAGACCTTCCCGTCGACCCTGCCCGCGAAGCGCGACTCGGCCTACTCGGGCTGGGTGTCGGTGTCGGTGGGCTGCAACAACACGTGCACGTTCTGCATCGTGCCGTCGCTGCGCGGCAAGGAGAGGGACCGCCGACCGGGTGACGTGCTCGCCGAGGTCCAGGCCCTGGTGGACCAGGGCGTGCTGGAGGTGACGCTGCTCGGGCAGAACGTGAACTCCTACGGCGTCGAGTTCGGCGACCGGCTGGCGTTCGGGAAGCTGCTGCGCGCGACCGGCGCGATCGACGGGCTGGAGCGGGTGCGGTTCACCTCGCCGCACCCGAAGGACTTCACCGACGACGTGATCGCGGCGATGGCCGAGACGCCGAACGTGTGCCACTCGCTGCACATGCCGCTGCAGTCCGGCTCGGACCGGCTGCTCAAGGAGATGCGCCGCTCCTACCGCTCCGCGAAGTACCTGTCGATCCTGGACAAGGTGCGCGTCGCGATGCCGGACGCGGCCATCACCACGGACATCATCGTCGGCTTCCCCGGCGAGACCGAGGAGGACTTCCAGGCCACCCTGGACGTCGTCCGCGAGTCGCGGTTCACCAACGCGTTCACCTTCCAGTACTCCAAGCGCCCCGGCACGCCCGCCGCGTCGCTGCCCGACCAGCTGCCGAAGAAGGTCGTGCAGGAGCGCTTCGACCGGCTGATCGACCTGCAGGAGGCCATGGCACTGGAGCTGAACCAGGAGCAGGTCGGGCACCGGATCGAGGTGCTGGTGGCGACCGGCGAGGGCAAGCGCGACACCGAGACGCGCCGGCTCAGCGGCCGGGCGCGCGACGGCAGGCTCGTGCACTTCACGCCAGGCGACGCGGTCGTGCGGCCCGGTGACGTGGTCGAGACCGTGGTCACCTACGGCGCGCCGCACTACGTGGTCGCCGACGGGCCGCTGATCAGCCACCGCCGCACGAAGGCCGGTGACATGTCGGAGGCGGGCCTCAAGCCGAAGACCCCCGGCACCACGCTGGGGCTGCCGTCGTTCGGCGCCCCCGCGCCCCTGCCCGCCGCGGTCGGCGGGTGCGCCGTCCGGTGA
- a CDS encoding amino acid ABC transporter permease — translation MSLLSTYSGLFLSAFGTTLKLFAFSAVGSLLLGTILAMMRVSPVPVFRAAGTTYVTLVRNTPLTLVFFFFTFAYPLLKILQLNYEQGAIVALSLYTSAFICEVVRSGINTVPVGQAEASRALGLTFTQMLGSVVLPQAMRSVVPPLVSTLIALLKNTTVSAGFSVGDAGAIQSTLNEQGADMLVGLSWVAFFFVVLVLPLTFLQRSLEKRWSVAR, via the coding sequence ATGAGTCTCCTTTCCACCTATTCCGGCCTCTTCCTGAGCGCGTTCGGCACCACTCTGAAGCTGTTCGCGTTCTCCGCGGTCGGATCCCTGCTGCTGGGGACGATCCTCGCCATGATGAGGGTCAGCCCCGTGCCGGTGTTCCGGGCAGCCGGGACCACCTACGTCACGCTGGTGCGCAACACACCGCTGACCCTGGTGTTCTTCTTCTTCACGTTCGCCTACCCGTTGCTGAAGATCCTGCAGCTGAACTACGAGCAGGGCGCGATCGTCGCCCTGAGCCTGTACACCTCCGCGTTCATCTGCGAGGTGGTCCGTTCGGGCATCAACACCGTCCCGGTCGGCCAGGCCGAGGCGTCGCGAGCGCTCGGACTCACCTTCACGCAGATGCTCGGGAGCGTCGTGCTGCCGCAGGCCATGCGGTCGGTCGTCCCACCGCTGGTGAGCACCCTGATCGCGTTGCTGAAGAACACGACCGTGTCGGCGGGCTTCTCCGTCGGGGACGCGGGCGCCATCCAGTCGACGCTCAACGAGCAGGGCGCGGACATGTTGGTCGGCCTGTCCTGGGTCGCGTTCTTCTTCGTGGTCCTGGTCCTGCCGCTGACCTTCCTGCAACGCAGCCTCGAGAAGCGCTGGAGCGTCGCCCGATGA
- a CDS encoding succinate dehydrogenase/fumarate reductase iron-sulfur subunit, which translates to MGYQGNFRVWRGDADGGGLEDFTVEVNEGEVVLDVIHRLQATQAGDLAVRWNCKAGKCGSCSAEINGRPRLLCMTRMSTFTEGETITITPMRTFPIIRDLVTDVSFNYTKAREIPSFKPPKGLAPGEYRMQQVDVERSQEFRKCIECFLCQDTCHVIRDHEENKEAFAGPRFLMRVAELEMHPLDEGGRVDAAQEQHGLGLCNITKCCSEVCPEHIKITDNALIPMKERVADRKYDPIVWLGSKIFRRQT; encoded by the coding sequence ATGGGTTACCAGGGGAACTTCCGGGTCTGGCGCGGCGACGCCGACGGCGGAGGACTCGAGGACTTCACCGTCGAGGTGAACGAGGGCGAGGTCGTCCTCGACGTCATCCACCGGCTCCAGGCCACCCAGGCCGGGGACCTGGCCGTCCGGTGGAACTGCAAGGCGGGCAAGTGCGGCTCGTGCTCGGCGGAGATCAACGGCAGGCCGCGCCTGCTGTGCATGACCCGCATGTCCACGTTCACCGAGGGCGAGACCATCACGATCACGCCCATGCGCACGTTCCCGATCATCCGCGACCTCGTGACCGACGTGTCGTTCAACTACACCAAGGCCCGCGAGATCCCGTCGTTCAAGCCGCCGAAGGGACTCGCGCCCGGCGAGTACCGGATGCAGCAGGTCGACGTGGAGCGCTCGCAGGAGTTCCGCAAGTGCATCGAGTGCTTCCTGTGCCAGGACACCTGCCACGTGATCCGCGACCACGAGGAGAACAAGGAGGCCTTCGCGGGCCCCCGGTTCCTGATGCGGGTCGCCGAGCTGGAGATGCACCCGCTCGACGAGGGCGGCCGGGTCGACGCGGCGCAGGAGCAGCACGGGCTCGGGCTGTGCAACATCACCAAGTGCTGCTCCGAGGTCTGCCCGGAGCACATCAAGATCACCGACAACGCCCTCATCCCGATGAAGGAGCGCGTCGCCGACCGCAAGTACGACCCCATCGTCTGGCTGGGCAGCAAGATCTTCCGCCGCCAGACCTGA